From the Thermococcus sp. genome, the window CCGACACACTCCACACGACCCACGGCAGGGCGATAGCCTTCGCCACCGGCGTTAAGGTCGGCCTGCCGGACAAGAAGGTCGTCGTCATAAGCGGTGACGGTGATCTGGCGAGCATAGGCGGGAACCACCTTCTCCACGCCGCAAGGAGGAACATCGACATAACGGTCATCCTCGTCAACAACTTCATCTACGGAATGACCGGCGGACAACTGGCTCCCACTACGCCCTTCGGCGCAAAAACCACCACCAGCCCCTACAGGAACATCGAGCACCCACTTCAGATAAGTGAGACGATCGCAGCGGCCGGGGCAAGCTATGTTGCCAGATGGACAACGGCCCACGTCTATCAGCTGATAGATAGCATCAAGAAGGCTCTCCAAGTTAGGGGCTTCTCGCTCGTGGAGGTTATATCCCAGTGCCCCGTCCAGTACGGAAGGAGGAACAGGATGAAAGAACCCGCGGAGATGCTCCGCTGGTACCTCAAGAACAGTGTGCCGCTCAACAAGGCTAAGAAAATGTCACCGGAGGAGCTTGAGGGCAAGTTCATCATCGGTGAGTTCGTGAACAGGGAGAAACCTGAGTTCGTCACCGAGCTGAACAAGCTCATAGATGAGGTTCAGGAACACTTTGGGTTGAAGGGGGAGTGAAAGATGCAGATTAGGTTTGCCGGCATAGGCGGCCAGGGTGTCGTCCTGGCAGGCGTCATCCTCGGGGAGGCCGCGGCCATTGAGGGGCTGAACGTCCTCCAGACCCAGGACTACAGCTCAGCCAGCAGGGGCGGCCACTCGATAGCGGACGTCATAATCTCAAAGGAACCGATCTACGATGTGATAGTCACAAAGGCTGACGTTCTTGTAGCTCTGGCCCAGCTCGGCTACGACACCGTTAAGGACGAGCTTAAGGAGGGCGGCCTGCTTATTATAGACACCGACCTTGTGAAGCCCAAGGGGAACTACATAGGCGCCCCCTTCACGAGGCTCGCCGAGGAGAACACGGGGCTGGCCCTAACAGTAAACATGGTCGCTCTGGGTTACCTCGTTGCGAAGACAGACGTCGTGAAGAGGGAGAGCGTTGAAGAGGCCATCAGGAGGCACGTTCCCAAGGGGACCGAGGAGATAAACATCCGGGCCTTCAGCGTTGGGTATGAGGAGGGACGGAGGTGATTGAGATATTGTCAGAGAACACTCATCCCAGAGGCAGGATCTACCGGGTGGCCGTAGAAGGGAGAGAATGTACTATACTTGTAACACACATGCACTGGAAAGGGCACGCCGATGGAGGCTCAATGTGAACGATATACTCCAGACCATATTGGAGCCGGCAGAAGTGATTACAGGGCATCACAGCAGGTTCATCGCACACCATCCCACGAATGGGCACCTAATAAGGGTGATCTATGAATATGACGAAGGCGTCCTTGTGATTGTGACGGTTTACCGACCCAGAAAGGAGAGATATTACCGAGGTGGTGGGATTTATGAAGATAGAGTACTCGGAAGATGCTGACATTTTGGTCATCCGCCTGAAGGATGACCAAATCGTGGATTCCATAGATCTAGAGGAGGGCGTGATAGCCCACCTCAACGAAAAGGGGGAGGTAGTTGAGATAGAGATTCTCGACGCTTCCAAGGCCGTGGATTTCCACGAGCTGATAGTCCGTATCCCGAGCGGGGTGGTAGCATGAAATATCCGTTTCCAACTGGAAAATTTGACTTCATCCAGGGCGATGAGGCCATAGCGAGGGCGGCCATCTTAGCCGGCTGTCGCTTCTACGCAGGCTACCCGATAACGCCCGCAAGCGAGATATTTGAGGCGATGGCCCTCTACATGCCACTTGTCGATGGGACAAGCATACAGATGGAGGACGAGCTTGCGAGCATAGCTGCGATAATCGGAGCCTCCTGGGCCGGTGAAAAGGCGATGACCGCTACATCTGGTCCGGGCTTCTCTTTGATGCAGGAAAACCTAAGCTACGCGGTGATGACCGAAACGCCGATAGTCGTCGTCAACATGATGCGTGGCGGGCCCTCAACCGGTCAGCCCACGTTTCCTGCCCAAGGTGACATGATGCAGGCCATCTGGGGAACACATGGCGACCATATGCTCGTTGTTATGAGTCCATCAACCGTTCAGGAGGCCTTTGACCTGACCATCAAAGCCTTCAACATCGCCGAGAAGTACAGGACGCCGGTTGTCATTCTTGGCGATGCCGAGATTGCCCACATGCGCGAGCGCGTTTACATCCCCAACCCGGACGAGGTTGAGATAACCTATCGCAAGCTCCCGGCCAACGAGGAGGAGGGAAAACTGCCCTTCGGAGACCCACACGGCGACGGTGTTCCGCCGATGCCAATATTTGGAAAGGGTTACCGGACCTACGTCACCGGATTAACCCACGACGAGAGCGGCCATCCTAGGACGGTTGAGCCCGAAGTCCAGCAGAAACTCATCGGCAGGATATACCGCAAGATACTTGACCACAAGGACGACATAATCGACTATGAGGAGTACGGGCTTGAGGACGCTGAGATAGCGATAATCAGCACCGGTATAGTCTCGCGCTCCGCGATAAGGGCCGTCAAAATGCTTCGTGAGAGGGGCGTTAAAGCCGGTCTCCTCAAGCTCAATACCGTCTGGCCCTTCGACTTCGACATGATCGAAGAGCTTGCAGAGGGCGTGAGGAAGATATACGTGCCCGAGATGAACATGGGACAGCTCTACCACCTCGTCAAGGAAGGTGCCAACGGAAAGGCCGAGGTGGAACTCATAGCGAAGATAGGCGGCGAGGTTCACACGCCGATGGAGATCATAGAAAGGGTGGTGGGATGATGTACATGAAGTCCGCTTACGATGTGCGCGACAAGTACCTCCGGAAGGAGATGCTCCCGACGATGTTCTGCCCGGGATGCGGGATTGGCTCGGCCTTACAGTTCACGCTCCGCGCGATAGACGACCTCGGCCTCAGCCAGGACGAGATAGTCTGGGTCAGCGGAATCGGTTGCTCCTCGCGCGTTCCAGGTTACGTAAACTTCGACGGCCTGCACACGACCCATGGGAGGGCGTTAGCGTTTGCGACGGGCATAAAGCTCGCCAACCCAGACCTCAAGATAATCGCCTTCATGGGCGATGGAGATACGGCGGCAATAGGTGGAAACCACTTCATCCACGCCATAAGGAGAAACCTTGACGTTACCGTGATACTCATCAACAACTTCACCTACGGAATGACAGGCGGCCAGGTGGCTCCAACCACACTCAAGGGACTGAAGGGAACCACCGCCCCCTACGGTCAGTTCGAGAACCCCTTTGACATAGCCGGCCTTGCAGTCGCCGCCGGGGCCAACTACGTGGCGAGATGGAGCGTCTTCAACTACCTCCAAGGCATGAACAGTATCAAGAAGGCACTCCAAAAGGAGGGTTTCTCGCTCGTTGAGTTCTTGAGTCCGTGCCCGGTGAGCTTTGGAAGGAGGAACAGGATGAAGACCTCGCCGGAGCTTCTCCGCTGGTACCAGAAGATAACAGTTCCCATAAACAAGGCTAAGAAAATGTCACCGGAGGAGCTTGAGGGCAAGGTCGTCATCGGCGAATTTGCGGACAGGGACAGGCCCGGCCTCGTCAGGGCCTACCGCGATTACATAAAGCGCGCGAAGAAGACCGCGGGGTGGGAAGAATGAGAAAGGAAGTCCTCTTCAGCGGTTTCGGCGGTCAGGGTGTCATTTTGGCCAGCGTCATCCTTGGAAGGGCCGCTGCCGTCTATGAAGGTCTCTATGCGGTTCAGACCCAGGCCTACGGCCCGGAGTCGAGGGGAGGCGCGAGCAAGGCCGAAGTGGTTATAAGCGACGAGCCGATAGACTATCCAAAGACGATTCACCCGGACTACGCGGTGTTCTTCTCGCAGGAGGCCTACAGCAAGTACCTCCACACCGTCAAAGAGGGGGCGAAGGTGATAGTCGAGAAGGATCTCGTTCCCCACCGCGACCCCGAGTTCGAGAAGAAGCTCGACCTCATAGCCCTCCCACTGACGGAGATAGCGGAGGAGACGACGGGACTGAGCCTCACCATGAACATCTTGACCCTGGGGGTTCTAACGGAGTGGACCGGCCTGGTGAGCAGAGACGCGATAGAGAAGGCGGTCTTGGATGCGGTTCCCCACGGGACAGAGGGGATAAACAGAAGGGCTTTGCTTAAGGGCGTTGAGCTTGGAGAGAAGGCTAAAAACGGGGAGCTT encodes:
- a CDS encoding 2-oxoacid:ferredoxin oxidoreductase subunit beta, with translation MAKEIYSKYPLIKYLRKEALPTALCPGCGGGTVLNAFANAVDGLKIDPKDLVVVSGIGCSAWIASPYFLADTLHTTHGRAIAFATGVKVGLPDKKVVVISGDGDLASIGGNHLLHAARRNIDITVILVNNFIYGMTGGQLAPTTPFGAKTTTSPYRNIEHPLQISETIAAAGASYVARWTTAHVYQLIDSIKKALQVRGFSLVEVISQCPVQYGRRNRMKEPAEMLRWYLKNSVPLNKAKKMSPEELEGKFIIGEFVNREKPEFVTELNKLIDEVQEHFGLKGE
- a CDS encoding 2-oxoacid:ferredoxin oxidoreductase subunit gamma: MQIRFAGIGGQGVVLAGVILGEAAAIEGLNVLQTQDYSSASRGGHSIADVIISKEPIYDVIVTKADVLVALAQLGYDTVKDELKEGGLLIIDTDLVKPKGNYIGAPFTRLAEENTGLALTVNMVALGYLVAKTDVVKRESVEEAIRRHVPKGTEEINIRAFSVGYEEGRR
- a CDS encoding DUF4258 domain-containing protein — protein: MYYTCNTHALERARRWRLNVNDILQTILEPAEVITGHHSRFIAHHPTNGHLIRVIYEYDEGVLVIVTVYRPRKERYYRGGGIYEDRVLGRC
- a CDS encoding DUF2283 domain-containing protein, which encodes MKIEYSEDADILVIRLKDDQIVDSIDLEEGVIAHLNEKGEVVEIEILDASKAVDFHELIVRIPSGVVA
- a CDS encoding 2-oxoacid:acceptor oxidoreductase subunit alpha; the encoded protein is MKYPFPTGKFDFIQGDEAIARAAILAGCRFYAGYPITPASEIFEAMALYMPLVDGTSIQMEDELASIAAIIGASWAGEKAMTATSGPGFSLMQENLSYAVMTETPIVVVNMMRGGPSTGQPTFPAQGDMMQAIWGTHGDHMLVVMSPSTVQEAFDLTIKAFNIAEKYRTPVVILGDAEIAHMRERVYIPNPDEVEITYRKLPANEEEGKLPFGDPHGDGVPPMPIFGKGYRTYVTGLTHDESGHPRTVEPEVQQKLIGRIYRKILDHKDDIIDYEEYGLEDAEIAIISTGIVSRSAIRAVKMLRERGVKAGLLKLNTVWPFDFDMIEELAEGVRKIYVPEMNMGQLYHLVKEGANGKAEVELIAKIGGEVHTPMEIIERVVG
- a CDS encoding 2-oxoacid:ferredoxin oxidoreductase subunit beta, which codes for MYMKSAYDVRDKYLRKEMLPTMFCPGCGIGSALQFTLRAIDDLGLSQDEIVWVSGIGCSSRVPGYVNFDGLHTTHGRALAFATGIKLANPDLKIIAFMGDGDTAAIGGNHFIHAIRRNLDVTVILINNFTYGMTGGQVAPTTLKGLKGTTAPYGQFENPFDIAGLAVAAGANYVARWSVFNYLQGMNSIKKALQKEGFSLVEFLSPCPVSFGRRNRMKTSPELLRWYQKITVPINKAKKMSPEELEGKVVIGEFADRDRPGLVRAYRDYIKRAKKTAGWEE
- a CDS encoding 2-oxoacid:ferredoxin oxidoreductase subunit gamma; the protein is MRKEVLFSGFGGQGVILASVILGRAAAVYEGLYAVQTQAYGPESRGGASKAEVVISDEPIDYPKTIHPDYAVFFSQEAYSKYLHTVKEGAKVIVEKDLVPHRDPEFEKKLDLIALPLTEIAEETTGLSLTMNILTLGVLTEWTGLVSRDAIEKAVLDAVPHGTEGINRRALLKGVELGEKAKNGEL